Proteins encoded within one genomic window of Phormidium ambiguum IAM M-71:
- a CDS encoding leucine-rich repeat domain-containing protein: MSDIEKVRQQILNSLDATELDLNDNHLTNLPAEIGQLHSLTSLDLYYNQLTSLPAEIGQLHSLTSLDLYYNQLTNLPAEIGQLHSLTSLDLYHNQLTSLPAEIGQLHSLTSLDLSSNQLTSLPAEIGQLHSLKELYLDDNPIQDLSALANHPNPILRVHCFGINLPRRYWTHFSQWKAEWLLTEDNVEVRRVLIQQIGCYRIMQELGASAIDRYREYTLLKIDANIDIEPIHLLKMTCPSTAHIHVLRVPPNLTSAREAIGWVNWDIDPEAFAVET, encoded by the coding sequence ATGTCAGACATTGAAAAAGTGCGACAGCAAATTCTTAATTCCCTAGATGCAACAGAACTTGATCTGAACGACAACCACCTGACAAATCTGCCAGCCGAGATCGGACAACTGCATTCTTTGACATCGCTCGATCTGTACTACAACCAACTGACAAGTCTGCCAGCCGAGATCGGACAACTGCATTCTTTGACATCGCTCGATCTGTACTACAACCAGCTGACAAATCTGCCAGCCGAGATCGGACAACTGCATTCTTTGACATCGCTCGATCTGTACCACAACCAGCTGACAAGTCTGCCAGCCGAGATCGGACAACTGCATTCTTTGACATCACTCGATTTGAGTAGCAACCAGCTGACAAGTCTGCCAGCCGAGATTGGGCAACTGCATTCTTTAAAAGAACTCTATCTGGACGACAATCCGATTCAAGATTTATCTGCTTTAGCTAATCATCCAAATCCAATTCTGAGAGTTCATTGTTTTGGAATTAACCTTCCGCGCCGCTATTGGACACACTTTAGTCAGTGGAAAGCCGAATGGTTACTCACAGAAGATAATGTAGAAGTTCGACGAGTTTTGATTCAACAGATTGGGTGTTATCGCATTATGCAAGAGTTGGGGGCGAGTGCGATCGATCGTTACCGCGAATACACCTTACTAAAGATAGATGCAAACATCGACATCGAACCGATCCATTTGCTAAAAATGACTTGTCCGAGTACGGCACACATTCACGTTTTGCGCGTACCACCTAATCTTACTTCTGCAAGAGAAGCGATTGGCTGGGTAAACTGGGATATTGACCCGGAAGCTTTTGCTGTCGAGACGTAA
- a CDS encoding DUF2281 domain-containing protein, translated as MTSRSSYSTRNFLIKLQTLPPEQQQQVADFVEFLAQKYSHTPQQKSGRVLGLHKDMGWMSEDFNAPLADEFWLGEL; from the coding sequence ATGACTTCTCGATCTTCATATTCAACCAGAAACTTTCTCATCAAACTACAAACCCTGCCACCAGAGCAACAACAGCAAGTAGCTGATTTTGTGGAATTTCTCGCTCAAAAGTATAGCCATACTCCTCAACAAAAATCAGGTCGCGTGCTAGGCTTACACAAGGATATGGGTTGGATGAGCGAGGACTTTAATGCTCCCTTAGCAGACGAATTTTGGCTTGGGGAACTATGA
- a CDS encoding type II toxin-antitoxin system VapC family toxin: MNLLLDTHVFIWLSLTPERLSERVTDLLMDETNLWFLSLVSIWEMQIKRQLGKLSLNLPLPELIASQQQTNGLQLLPIELNHIFTLENLPQFHRDPFDRLLIAQAITEQIPLLSIDTVFDHYPVQRLW; encoded by the coding sequence ATGAATCTGCTATTAGACACGCACGTTTTTATCTGGCTGTCGCTCACTCCAGAGCGGCTTTCAGAACGAGTTACGGATTTGTTGATGGATGAAACGAACCTCTGGTTTTTGAGTCTTGTCAGTATCTGGGAAATGCAAATCAAACGACAACTGGGTAAGTTATCGCTCAATCTTCCACTTCCAGAACTGATTGCAAGTCAACAACAAACAAATGGTTTGCAGCTTCTTCCAATCGAGTTAAATCACATCTTTACCTTAGAAAATCTACCTCAATTTCATCGAGACCCTTTCGATCGATTGCTCATTGCTCAAGCAATCACTGAACAGATACCGCTCTTGAGCATTGATACAGTCTTTGACCATTACCCCGTCCAGCGACTTTGG